The genome window ACACCAGCGTCTTCACACGCGCGAAGGGAAACAGCATGAGGTAGGCGCCCAGCACGCCCGAGATGGCGCCGCTGGCGCCGACCATGGGGATCTGCGAATTCAGGTCGGCGGCAACATGCGATCCCGCCGCCAACGCGCCGCAGGTCAGGTAGAACAGGATGAAGCGCAGCTTGCCCAGTTGATCCTCAATGTTGTTGCCGAAAATCCACAGGTAGAGCATATTCCCCAACAGGTGTCCCCACCCGGCGTGCATGAACATGGAAGAAAATACGTTGGGATAATTTTGCAGGGGCTGGTGCGTCAACTGGTAGGGGACCAGTCCGTATTCGGTGATGAATTCCGTTCCCTGCTGCGCCAGGGACAACTCCCAGAAAAAAACCAGGATGTTGGCCGCAACCAGCCCGATGGTGAACAGGGGAAAGGTGCGGGTTGGATTTTCGTCATGAAGTGGAATCATCGTGGTTTGAAGCCGCCGACGGGGCTCGTGTATGATAAGCTTTCAGGAACGATGCAAATTCAACGAGAAGGTCTGACCGATTATATGGGAAAACCGGTTTGAGTGAAAGCGAAGACACACCGATACTGCGCCCCGAAGGCGAAGCGCCGAAAGCCATCCCGCGTCTCGAGGAATCGCCCGAATGGGTGATCGAGGTGTACCGGAAACAGATGCGTCTTCAGGTCGGTGAAGAATTGGATCACCTGCTGGGTGAAGGCCGCGAAGCCGAGCGCTTCATCGAACCGGTATTGCT of Nitrospina watsonii contains these proteins:
- a CDS encoding rhomboid family intramembrane serine protease, with translation MIPLHDENPTRTFPLFTIGLVAANILVFFWELSLAQQGTEFITEYGLVPYQLTHQPLQNYPNVFSSMFMHAGWGHLLGNMLYLWIFGNNIEDQLGKLRFILFYLTCGALAAGSHVAADLNSQIPMVGASGAISGVLGAYLMLFPFARVKTLVFLGFFITIVRIPAIFLLLVWVGLQVLNNMATGPDSGGVAWLAHIGGFIVGAVLIHPFRLSARTG